The following coding sequences lie in one Treponema socranskii subsp. buccale genomic window:
- the mutS gene encoding DNA mismatch repair protein MutS, protein MKTENSPTPLMAQYASIKSKYKNEVLFFRLGDFYEMFNKDAIEVSRLLNLTLTHRGDAPMCGIPYHAAKVYIARLLRLGKKIVICEQVGEVAHGKGLTERKVVEIITPGTAVEAEYLDGSVANYAAALSVSHGKAGFAFIDVTTSSFSATSWPASQMAEHFPKELSRSSPRELLLPESLKSSSVVREALSAFPSLSLSYYPDWHFNANTAYKKLTAQFKTANLAPFGLNEDSAEVAPAGFLLDYLEKTTNTAVPHVDGIRVYRDSEYVVIDDSSMRNLEVTANLRDGSAQYSLLECVNYTKTAMGNRMLRSWLLYPLTDLKKISARQEHVSLFTDDRKLLGDIRNRLEPILDIERLAGRIAMDRAHPKDLQALRASLEGWRDARAILQERDFSLIDFSSAERIIEIIKNAINDDPPTTLTEGKIIKSAWSEELDHWRSVHDNFDKILSRYEEEERRNTGIANLKIKYTNAFGYFIEVSKGKLSAVPPHFIMRRALVNGDRYTTEKLQELEHELTESDTKVLELERDLFIKIRNSLHEYVPYLMQLAGEIAYTDASSSFAHAAVLHAWTKPEINDGCAFEVEQGRHPVVEAHMGAGEFVPNDLTIGDDGSPSFALITGPNMAGKSTFLRQNALIALLAQTGSFVPAKKAKLGIVDRIFCRVGATDNLARGESTFLVEMTETANILRSATKKSLVIMDEVGRGTSTEDGLSIAQAVSEYLLDSIGCKTLFATHYHELTRMEHPSLEMLCMDVSEENGTVVFLRKVKEGAAENSYGIHVARLAGVPQSVIDRASVILAHIQNLAANKPVLDSVPDVHTPSDAPGLFSDEEIVIDEILSADTDNMTPLAALQSVARWKKSLSGR, encoded by the coding sequence ATGAAGACGGAAAACTCGCCGACGCCGCTCATGGCGCAATATGCTTCCATAAAATCGAAGTATAAAAACGAAGTGCTGTTTTTCCGGCTCGGCGATTTTTACGAAATGTTCAACAAGGATGCGATAGAAGTATCGCGTCTTTTGAATCTGACGCTGACGCACAGAGGAGACGCTCCGATGTGCGGCATCCCGTATCACGCGGCGAAAGTGTATATCGCCCGCCTTTTGCGGCTCGGAAAAAAAATCGTCATCTGCGAACAGGTCGGGGAAGTTGCGCACGGCAAAGGCTTGACCGAACGCAAAGTCGTCGAAATCATCACGCCGGGAACGGCGGTCGAAGCGGAATATCTCGACGGAAGCGTCGCGAACTATGCGGCCGCCCTCTCCGTGTCTCACGGCAAAGCGGGATTCGCGTTTATCGACGTGACGACTTCTTCGTTCAGCGCGACCTCTTGGCCGGCGTCACAGATGGCGGAGCATTTTCCGAAAGAGCTTTCTCGCTCGTCTCCGCGCGAACTGCTTTTGCCCGAATCGCTGAAATCGTCTTCCGTCGTCCGGGAAGCTCTTTCCGCGTTTCCTTCTCTCTCACTCTCGTATTATCCCGATTGGCATTTCAACGCGAATACGGCGTATAAAAAATTGACGGCGCAATTTAAAACGGCGAACCTCGCGCCATTCGGACTGAACGAAGATTCTGCCGAAGTCGCGCCTGCGGGTTTTTTGCTCGACTACCTTGAAAAGACGACGAACACCGCCGTTCCGCACGTGGACGGCATACGCGTGTACCGGGACAGCGAATACGTCGTCATCGATGACTCTTCTATGCGCAATCTCGAAGTTACGGCGAATCTCCGCGACGGAAGCGCACAGTACAGTCTGCTCGAATGCGTCAACTATACGAAAACCGCGATGGGAAACCGTATGCTCCGATCGTGGCTTTTGTATCCGCTTACCGATCTGAAAAAAATTTCCGCACGGCAGGAGCACGTATCCCTTTTTACGGACGACAGAAAACTACTCGGCGATATACGGAACCGTCTCGAGCCCATACTCGACATCGAGCGGCTTGCCGGCCGCATCGCGATGGACAGAGCGCATCCGAAAGATTTGCAGGCTCTTCGCGCAAGTCTTGAGGGATGGCGGGATGCGCGCGCGATACTCCAAGAGCGGGATTTTTCGCTCATCGATTTTTCAAGTGCGGAGCGCATCATCGAAATTATTAAAAATGCGATAAACGACGATCCTCCGACGACTCTTACTGAAGGGAAGATCATAAAAAGCGCTTGGTCGGAAGAACTCGATCACTGGAGAAGCGTTCACGACAATTTCGACAAAATACTTTCCCGCTACGAAGAAGAAGAGCGGCGGAACACGGGGATCGCCAATCTGAAAATAAAATATACGAATGCGTTCGGCTATTTTATCGAAGTGAGCAAGGGAAAGCTTTCGGCGGTTCCGCCTCACTTTATCATGCGCCGTGCGCTCGTAAACGGCGACCGCTATACGACCGAAAAGCTGCAGGAGCTCGAACACGAGCTTACCGAATCCGATACGAAAGTGCTCGAGCTCGAACGCGATCTTTTTATTAAAATCAGAAACTCTCTGCACGAATACGTACCGTATCTCATGCAGCTTGCAGGCGAAATCGCCTATACCGATGCGTCATCCTCTTTTGCGCACGCCGCCGTTTTGCACGCTTGGACGAAGCCTGAAATCAACGACGGATGCGCGTTCGAAGTGGAGCAGGGCAGGCATCCCGTCGTTGAAGCGCACATGGGGGCGGGCGAGTTCGTACCGAACGATTTGACGATCGGAGATGACGGTTCGCCTTCGTTTGCGCTTATCACGGGACCGAACATGGCCGGTAAGTCTACATTTCTCAGGCAAAACGCGCTCATCGCGCTGCTCGCGCAGACGGGCTCCTTTGTGCCGGCAAAAAAGGCGAAGCTCGGCATCGTCGACAGAATTTTTTGCCGCGTCGGTGCGACGGACAACCTCGCACGCGGAGAATCGACCTTTCTCGTGGAGATGACTGAAACCGCGAATATCCTCCGTTCGGCGACGAAAAAATCGCTTGTCATTATGGACGAAGTCGGGCGCGGCACTTCTACGGAAGACGGGCTTTCGATCGCTCAGGCGGTGTCGGAATATCTGCTCGACAGTATCGGATGCAAAACGCTCTTTGCGACGCACTACCACGAGCTTACCCGCATGGAACATCCGTCGCTCGAAATGCTCTGTATGGACGTGTCGGAAGAAAACGGGACGGTTGTGTTTTTGCGGAAAGTAAAAGAGGGCGCTGCCGAAAACTCGTACGGCATCCACGTCGCGCGCTTGGCGGGCGTTCCGCAGTCGGTGATCGACCGCGCGAGCGTCATCCTCGCGCATATCCAAAATCTTGCGGCGAACAAACCCGTACTCGATTCCGTTCCCGATGTTCACACCCCTTCCGATGCGCCCGGTCTTTTCAGCGACGAAGAGATCGTAATCGACGAAATACTTTCAGCCGACACCGACAATATGACCCCTCTTGCCGCACTGCAGTCCGTCGCCCGCTGGAAAAAATCGCTTTCGGGAAGATAA
- a CDS encoding leucine-rich repeat domain-containing protein has product MAVQRDSHVESVDPKFLYVDRGTQWSEIKNKIRVNYKDGYEFDAWRLDDIWGDRLSDGYRFQINTTVFVSSKEKAKALYKVQHFQQNLSADGYELKDTESLYGIIGEQTKAQAKTYEGFTEKPFTQQTIKNDGSVVVKIEYDRKEITLTFDLKGGTTETPLEEGTKLKGRFGASFSIKNPTQEDMIFEKWEPAVPASFPSSDAVYTAKFRAPRLTIKGDERIKNKSDNFIEAGKGKTWKDIKTEAAKKAVFQFSWDTGDYGIHEWHLDDENGHLLTDNDRFAQDTTVYAVTNYTKFKWSGTKITGVTGSKPKGKIIIPDGCTEIDAFTFVWSYLTQVSLPASLISIGESAFGNCSSLQQVNFSENLISIGKSAFEGCSSLQQVNFPENLTAIGIRAFQNCSNLKQVDLSTCTALTKISERTFSMCSKLEEVKFPKNLTVIEKEAFFSCTNLTQAVLVGCTALSEIGVNAFNSCQNLTYVTMPENLSIIGHNAFSSCSGVSVFDFYRCTAITAIGHDAFSSCDSAQFKVKYMTTVKDKLIAAGVNAGKIDEIY; this is encoded by the coding sequence GTGGCTGTACAAAGAGACAGTCATGTAGAAAGTGTCGATCCGAAATTTCTATACGTTGACAGGGGTACACAATGGAGCGAGATAAAGAATAAGATCCGTGTAAACTATAAAGACGGATACGAATTCGACGCATGGCGACTTGACGATATATGGGGGGACAGACTTAGCGACGGTTACCGTTTTCAAATCAACACAACTGTTTTTGTCTCCTCAAAAGAAAAGGCAAAAGCTTTGTATAAGGTGCAGCATTTTCAGCAAAATCTTAGCGCTGACGGCTATGAGCTGAAAGACACGGAGTCTCTATACGGAATTATCGGAGAACAAACAAAAGCACAGGCAAAAACGTATGAAGGTTTTACGGAAAAACCCTTTACGCAACAAACAATAAAAAACGACGGATCTGTCGTAGTAAAAATCGAATACGACAGAAAAGAAATCACACTCACATTCGATCTTAAAGGCGGAACTACGGAAACGCCTCTTGAAGAAGGAACCAAACTGAAAGGCAGGTTCGGCGCGTCGTTCAGTATTAAAAATCCGACTCAAGAGGATATGATTTTTGAAAAATGGGAACCTGCTGTACCCGCATCCTTTCCTTCATCCGATGCCGTTTATACTGCAAAATTCCGAGCGCCCCGTCTTACAATAAAGGGCGACGAACGCATAAAAAATAAATCCGATAATTTTATCGAAGCGGGTAAAGGCAAAACATGGAAAGATATAAAGACTGAAGCCGCAAAAAAGGCGGTTTTTCAATTTTCTTGGGATACGGGTGATTACGGTATTCATGAGTGGCATCTCGACGATGAAAACGGGCACCTCTTAACCGACAATGACCGCTTTGCACAAGATACGACCGTCTACGCCGTAACAAACTATACGAAATTCAAGTGGAGCGGTACTAAGATCACAGGCGTCACCGGAAGCAAACCGAAAGGCAAAATCATTATTCCCGACGGATGCACCGAAATAGATGCATTTACTTTCGTGTGGTCGTACTTGACTCAGGTGAGTCTGCCCGCAAGTCTTATCTCAATCGGTGAAAGCGCTTTTGGAAACTGCAGCTCTTTACAACAGGTAAACTTTTCTGAAAATCTTATCTCTATCGGTAAAAGCGCTTTTGAAGGCTGCAGCTCTTTGCAACAGGTAAACTTTCCTGAAAATCTTACTGCAATCGGAATACGAGCCTTTCAGAATTGCAGCAATTTGAAACAGGTAGACCTTTCTACGTGTACCGCTCTTACCAAAATCAGTGAAAGAACTTTTTCAATGTGCAGCAAATTAGAAGAGGTTAAATTTCCTAAAAATCTTACGGTAATAGAAAAAGAAGCCTTTTTCTCTTGTACAAATTTGACACAGGCGGTTTTGGTCGGATGTACCGCGCTTTCCGAAATCGGAGTCAATGCTTTTAATAGCTGCCAAAATTTGACGTACGTAACTATGCCCGAAAATCTCAGTATAATCGGACACAATGCCTTTTCAAGCTGCTCCGGAGTAAGTGTGTTCGATTTTTATAGATGTACCGCCATTACCGCAATCGGACACGACGCTTTTTCATCCTGCGATAGTGCGCAGTTTAAGGTCAAATACATGACAACCGTAAAGGATAAACTTATAGCAGCAGGCGTTAATGCCGGAAAAATAGACGAAATATACTAA
- the murD gene encoding UDP-N-acetylmuramoyl-L-alanine--D-glutamate ligase: MNFKNTESAPHVYPEGCVFSSLADIKNKHITVMGLGLNGGGEAAVRFFLKYGAYVVATDMKTARELKPTVDSLNNDPSLNRTRLTYRLGEHKIDDFRFADCIIKNPGIKYEGNAYLACAKAIETDMSVFLAFTKAPIIAVTGSKGKSSTASAIYFGLSQAGLMAFLGGNITVSPLSFLEKTNQTTPVVLELSSWQLADLRGRKLLKPRISLITKIVPDHQNWYGDMASYVADKRLIYADQGKDSCSIFDADPDDKETPEPEAGLSWGDFFARESKATVFRYSTKALPSGVYGVWQEADADGKFLGKARLPGNDMPVILLRSISVPGLHMRANVLNAALVMALSGIRAENISNILSRWKGIPHRLQYFHVWNRNRMRFHFYNDSCATVPEAAVAAVRSFKVPVILIAGGTDKGLSQNSLSEALSHDARKRVKALYLLSGTATDKLTELLRADVIPFYGPYDSLGELLAALKANECADDERGGNEVVLFSPGATSFGMFTNEFERGSKFMEEVKRIFP; this comes from the coding sequence ATGAATTTTAAAAATACAGAAAGCGCTCCTCACGTATATCCCGAAGGCTGCGTGTTTTCATCCCTCGCCGATATAAAAAACAAACACATCACCGTCATGGGACTCGGTTTAAACGGCGGCGGTGAAGCGGCCGTCAGATTTTTTTTGAAGTACGGAGCATACGTCGTTGCGACCGATATGAAAACCGCCCGCGAATTGAAACCGACCGTCGATTCGCTCAACAACGACCCCTCGCTCAATCGGACACGGCTTACCTATCGGCTCGGTGAACACAAGATCGACGATTTCCGCTTTGCGGACTGCATTATTAAAAATCCCGGAATAAAATATGAAGGCAATGCCTATCTCGCCTGTGCAAAAGCGATCGAAACCGATATGAGCGTCTTCCTCGCGTTTACGAAAGCGCCGATTATCGCGGTGACGGGCAGCAAAGGAAAATCTTCGACTGCAAGTGCGATCTATTTCGGTCTTTCGCAGGCGGGTCTCATGGCCTTCCTCGGCGGAAACATCACCGTGAGCCCGCTTTCGTTTTTGGAAAAGACGAATCAAACGACGCCTGTCGTACTCGAACTTTCGAGCTGGCAGCTCGCGGATCTGCGCGGAAGAAAATTATTAAAACCGCGCATTTCACTCATCACGAAGATCGTACCCGACCATCAAAACTGGTACGGCGACATGGCATCCTACGTCGCCGATAAGCGTCTCATCTACGCCGATCAGGGAAAAGACAGCTGTTCCATTTTCGATGCGGATCCCGACGATAAAGAAACGCCCGAACCCGAAGCGGGTCTTTCGTGGGGCGATTTTTTTGCACGCGAATCGAAAGCGACGGTCTTCCGCTACAGTACGAAAGCCCTTCCTTCTGGCGTATACGGCGTTTGGCAGGAGGCGGATGCGGACGGAAAATTTTTGGGAAAGGCGCGCCTTCCGGGAAACGATATGCCTGTAATCCTCCTCCGCTCGATATCCGTTCCGGGACTCCACATGAGAGCGAACGTTTTGAATGCGGCGCTCGTCATGGCGCTTTCGGGAATCAGAGCTGAAAATATTTCAAATATTTTAAGCCGATGGAAAGGCATACCGCACCGCTTGCAGTACTTCCACGTATGGAATCGAAACCGCATGAGATTTCACTTTTACAACGACTCGTGTGCGACCGTTCCCGAAGCCGCCGTCGCCGCCGTCAGGTCGTTTAAAGTGCCGGTGATTTTGATCGCAGGCGGAACCGACAAAGGTCTTTCTCAAAACTCGCTTTCCGAAGCGCTTTCGCACGATGCGCGAAAACGGGTAAAAGCGCTGTACTTGCTTTCGGGAACGGCAACCGATAAATTGACGGAATTGCTCCGTGCCGACGTTATCCCGTTTTACGGTCCCTACGATTCTCTCGGCGAACTGCTCGCTGCACTCAAAGCGAACGAATGCGCCGACGACGAGCGGGGCGGAAACGAAGTCGTCCTCTTTTCTCCCGGCGCGACATCGTTCGGTATGTTTACGAACGAATTCGAACGCGGTTCGAAATTTATGGAAGAAGTAAAACGCATATTTCCGTAA
- a CDS encoding ABC transporter ATP-binding protein, whose translation MKDKKRSAVSWIAEFAEDRKTYYALSVLTAVLGVLCGIAPYFFIADIIKKLLAGTRVFGVFAADLILIMLFWALRVVLHAVSTSLSHKATFRVLAEIRTRCCDKLARLPLGSVLDIPSGSLKNTLVERIDSIETTLAHVVPEFTGNLFAPLCVLVYIFFIDWRMALVSLISLPIGIIFASCMWIGYEASWKRVIDKTKALNDTAVEYINGIEVIKVFGKVKSSYDRFVVAAKEGAACFIDWMRRANIFFTLTMVITPATLLFILPAGGFFVKNGSLAASDFIQIIILSIGLITPLITAMSYTDDMAKVSVVIGEVSDILERKELARPDKITEEPRGNAIRLDGVRFAYREKEVLHGISLEIPDGSVCALVGPSGSGKSTIAKLIASLWDVDEGGISLGGVDIRKIPLEAYNRRIAFVSQDNYLFNESVRENIRMGKEGASDKEVEEAAKKSGCHEFIESLEHGYDTIVGDSGGHLSGGERQRIAIARAMLKDAPVVILDEATSYTDPENEAVIQSSVAKLVKGKTLLVIAHRLSTIKDSDKIFVIKDGTLDDEGTHRELLSRGGLYAKMWEAHISVKDGLSAVKG comes from the coding sequence ATGAAAGACAAAAAACGTTCCGCAGTTTCTTGGATCGCAGAATTTGCGGAAGATCGGAAAACGTACTATGCGTTGAGCGTGCTTACGGCGGTACTCGGTGTTTTATGCGGTATCGCTCCGTATTTTTTTATCGCCGATATCATAAAAAAGCTTTTGGCGGGCACACGCGTTTTCGGCGTGTTCGCCGCGGATCTTATTTTAATAATGTTGTTTTGGGCACTGCGCGTCGTTCTGCACGCCGTATCGACTTCTCTTTCTCATAAAGCGACATTCCGCGTGCTCGCCGAAATCAGAACGCGTTGCTGCGATAAACTTGCTCGATTGCCGCTCGGCAGCGTACTCGATATCCCGTCGGGTTCTCTCAAAAACACGCTCGTCGAAAGAATCGACAGCATCGAAACGACGCTTGCGCATGTCGTGCCCGAGTTTACGGGAAACCTCTTTGCGCCGTTGTGTGTGCTCGTTTATATTTTCTTTATCGATTGGCGCATGGCGCTCGTGTCGCTCATCTCGCTCCCGATCGGTATTATCTTCGCTTCGTGCATGTGGATAGGCTATGAAGCCTCATGGAAGCGGGTTATCGATAAGACGAAAGCGCTCAACGATACCGCTGTCGAATACATCAACGGCATCGAAGTTATCAAAGTGTTCGGCAAAGTGAAAAGTTCATACGACCGCTTTGTCGTTGCGGCGAAAGAGGGCGCGGCCTGTTTTATCGATTGGATGAGGAGAGCCAATATATTTTTCACGCTGACGATGGTGATCACGCCCGCGACGCTTTTATTTATTCTGCCCGCAGGAGGATTTTTTGTTAAAAACGGATCACTTGCCGCGAGCGATTTTATTCAAATAATCATTTTGAGCATCGGACTGATAACGCCGCTCATCACCGCAATGTCGTATACCGACGATATGGCAAAAGTGAGCGTCGTTATCGGTGAAGTTTCGGATATTCTCGAACGGAAAGAACTGGCGCGTCCGGACAAAATAACGGAAGAGCCTCGGGGAAATGCGATCCGTCTCGACGGCGTTCGCTTCGCATACCGCGAAAAAGAAGTGCTGCACGGTATTTCCCTCGAAATTCCCGACGGTTCGGTGTGCGCTTTGGTCGGGCCTTCGGGAAGCGGTAAATCGACGATCGCAAAGCTCATCGCGTCTTTGTGGGACGTCGATGAAGGAGGCATCTCTTTAGGCGGCGTCGATATCCGGAAGATTCCGCTCGAAGCGTACAACAGACGTATCGCTTTCGTATCGCAGGACAATTATCTTTTCAATGAAAGCGTGCGCGAAAATATCCGCATGGGAAAAGAGGGCGCGAGCGATAAAGAAGTCGAAGAAGCTGCGAAAAAAAGCGGCTGCCATGAATTCATCGAAAGCCTCGAACACGGCTACGATACGATCGTCGGAGATTCCGGCGGTCACCTTTCAGGCGGCGAGCGGCAGCGCATCGCGATCGCGCGCGCCATGCTTAAAGACGCGCCCGTCGTCATCCTCGACGAAGCGACGTCGTACACCGACCCCGAAAACGAAGCGGTCATCCAGTCGTCGGTTGCAAAGCTTGTAAAAGGAAAAACGCTGCTCGTCATCGCGCACCGCCTTTCGACGATCAAAGACTCGGACAAAATCTTCGTCATCAAAGACGGAACACTCGACGACGAAGGGACGCACCGCGAACTTCTTTCGCGCGGCGGTTTGTATGCGAAGATGTGGGAAGCGCACATATCGGTCAAAGACGGCTTGAGCGCGGTAAAAGGCTAG
- a CDS encoding ABC transporter ATP-binding protein — translation MFKILFKFFDFAGGINKKKFHISIALGVVMAMCDAMKIPAIAVMISAIISGEITVRTIFTCTAIMLGSMVVNFFVRYTSTMLQTEAGYTACADKRIEIAEHLRYLPMGYFNNNSLGSITSVTTNTMESLGDIASRVVMMTTQGILNTVLVAAMILFYDWRIGIVVVLGLALYSVVNSMMQRRAAMLAPQKMRADTALVEGILEYIQGIAEVKAYNLTGTTAKKLVKAIDGNADINIRMEKQFIGYMTVQNFITKALGVAMSALSIALYIAGSMDLLVAIVMIISSFMIYAHLDSAGNYSALLRIIDASIDKAKAILDLQPMDTSGEDIAPKKCDIDVEDIGFSYDTRKIIDGVSLHIPEKTTTAFVGPSGGGKTTLCSLISRFWDVQEGRVLLGGKDVKAYSMDSLMKNFSFVFQNVYLFHDTIANNIRFGQSDAPMSKVIAAAKKACCHEFISALPDGYDTVIGEGGASLSGGEKQRISIARAIMKDAPIIVLDEATANVDPENEKELMEAIDALTKKKTILMIAHRLKTVRDADQIVVVDQGKIAEQGTHASLMRKNGIYRRFVDARKLAVSWKI, via the coding sequence ATGTTTAAAATATTATTTAAGTTTTTTGATTTTGCGGGCGGTATCAATAAAAAGAAATTCCATATATCGATCGCGCTCGGCGTCGTCATGGCGATGTGCGACGCGATGAAAATTCCCGCAATTGCCGTTATGATTTCGGCGATAATTTCGGGCGAGATTACCGTTCGGACGATTTTTACCTGTACCGCCATCATGCTCGGCAGTATGGTTGTCAATTTTTTCGTGCGCTATACGTCGACGATGCTGCAAACGGAAGCGGGCTATACAGCATGTGCGGACAAGCGCATCGAAATCGCCGAGCACTTGCGCTATCTTCCGATGGGCTATTTTAACAATAACAGTCTCGGCTCCATCACGTCCGTAACGACGAATACGATGGAAAGTCTCGGAGATATTGCCTCTCGTGTGGTGATGATGACGACTCAGGGTATTTTAAATACGGTGCTTGTCGCGGCGATGATTCTGTTTTACGATTGGAGAATCGGCATCGTCGTCGTTTTGGGGCTTGCGCTTTATTCCGTCGTAAACTCGATGATGCAGCGCCGGGCGGCGATGCTTGCTCCGCAAAAGATGAGAGCCGATACCGCCCTTGTCGAAGGCATCCTCGAATATATTCAAGGTATTGCGGAAGTAAAAGCGTACAATCTCACCGGAACGACCGCGAAAAAACTCGTCAAAGCGATCGACGGCAACGCCGATATCAACATTCGGATGGAGAAGCAATTTATCGGCTACATGACCGTGCAGAATTTTATCACCAAAGCGCTCGGCGTTGCGATGAGCGCGCTTTCGATCGCATTGTATATCGCGGGCTCTATGGATCTGCTCGTCGCGATTGTCATGATCATAAGCTCGTTTATGATCTACGCACATCTCGATTCGGCGGGAAATTATTCCGCACTGCTTCGCATCATCGACGCGAGTATCGATAAAGCGAAAGCCATCCTCGATTTGCAGCCGATGGATACGAGCGGGGAAGACATTGCGCCGAAAAAATGCGATATCGACGTTGAAGATATCGGCTTTTCATACGATACGCGGAAGATCATCGACGGCGTGTCGCTGCATATCCCCGAAAAAACGACGACGGCTTTTGTCGGACCTTCGGGCGGCGGAAAGACGACGCTGTGCAGCCTTATTTCGCGCTTTTGGGACGTGCAGGAAGGGCGCGTGCTTTTGGGCGGCAAAGACGTAAAAGCGTACAGCATGGACAGCCTTATGAAAAATTTCAGTTTCGTGTTTCAAAACGTCTACCTCTTTCACGATACGATCGCGAACAATATACGTTTCGGGCAGAGCGACGCGCCCATGTCGAAAGTTATCGCCGCGGCAAAAAAAGCGTGCTGCCACGAATTTATCTCAGCCCTCCCGGACGGCTACGATACGGTCATCGGCGAGGGAGGGGCGAGCCTTTCGGGCGGAGAAAAACAGCGTATTTCCATTGCGCGTGCGATTATGAAAGACGCTCCGATAATCGTACTCGACGAAGCGACTGCGAACGTCGATCCCGAAAACGAAAAAGAGCTTATGGAAGCGATAGACGCGCTGACGAAAAAGAAGACGATTTTGATGATAGCGCATCGATTAAAAACGGTGCGCGATGCGGATCAGATCGTCGTAGTCGATCAGGGCAAAATCGCAGAGCAGGGAACTCACGCATCGCTTATGAGAAAAAACGGCATATACCGCCGCTTCGTCGATGCGCGAAAGCTCGCCGTCAGCTGGAAGATTTAA